The following proteins are encoded in a genomic region of Amphiura filiformis chromosome 18, Afil_fr2py, whole genome shotgun sequence:
- the LOC140139005 gene encoding uncharacterized protein: MRLFADDCVVYRKIESAEDSTILQHDLGTLFTWQITWQMCFNVDKCFAVNFTQARKPETITYKLGHSTLAEVKSHTYLGVHLSNDLKWVNHIAHVTSKAKQVLGMVRRNLHPCPTKLKSTAYKTLIRPHLEFSATVWDPYTKEDIKKVESVQRKAARFVCRDYGRRSSVTDMIERLEWEPLQTRRKISRMTMLYKTQNGQVAIPAQKFLQPVTRPTRHHNSKAFQRYHTKKDCYKNTFFLRSIADWNILPENLINITNTETFKEALSTHYKQERKSN, encoded by the coding sequence ATGCGCTTATTCGCAGATGACTGCGTGGTGTATAGGAAAATTGAAAGTGCTGAGGACTCTACAATTTTACAACATGACTTAGGCACACTGTTTACATGGCAGATTACATGGCAGATGTGTTTCAATGTGGACAAATGTTTTGCTGTAAATTTCACTCAGGCACGGAAACCAgaaacaattacatacaaattaGGCCACTCAACACTAGCTGAAGTTAAGTCACATACATATTTAGGGGTTCACTTATCAAATGATCTCAAGTGGGTGAATCACATTGCCCATGTTACCTCAAAGGCCAAACAAGTCCTAGGTATGGTGCGTAGAAACTTGCATCCCTGTCCAACCAAGCTCAAGTCTACAGCCTACAAAACTCTCATCAGACCACACCTGGAATTTTCAGCAACAGTATGGGACCCCTACACCAAAGAAGACATAAAGAAAGTGGAAAGTGTTCAGCGAAAGGCTGCCCGCTTCGTGTGCAGGGACTATGGTCGACGAAGTAGCGTCACAGACATGATTGAGCGTCTTGAATGGGAGCCACTTCAAACCAGAAGAAAGATCTCAAGGATGACCATGTTATACAAGACCCAGAATGGTCAGGTTGCCATACCGGCGCAAAAGTTCTTGCAGCCAGTTACACGCCCCACCCGTCACCACAACAGTAAAGCATTTCAAAGATATCATACTAAGAAAGACTgctacaaaaacacattttttctgCGGTCAATCGCGGACTGGAACATACTACCCGAAAACCTCATCAACATAACAAACACAGAAACTTTTAAAGAAGCACTGTCAACGCACTACAAGCAGGAAAGGAAAAGCAACTAA